A stretch of DNA from Spirochaetota bacterium:
TCGGACGATAATAACGTTGAAAGAAGATTATCGGGCCCTGCGTCGGAGAAAGGACCCCGGTCCAATTAATAACTCGAATGTCATTCTTGAAACGCTACAACATTAAGAATATCCGTGCGGTCATCCTGGTATGCCTCTGCATCTGCCTGTATCCGCCCCTGGCTTTTTCCGAAATGGCGGACATGGTAAAGTTCGAGATCGCCAAGAAGTATTTCCGCCAGGGCACCGTCCACTTCAACAGGATGCGCTACCTGGCCGCGACGGAATACTTTCGCAAGGCGGTGAAGGAATATCCGGACTACTATACCGCGAGGGACCACCTGGCCAGGGCCTATAAGCTGGCAGGCTTCACCGATTCCGCCCTGAAGGAGTGGGAGAGCCTCTCCGACCTGTCCCCCGACAACGTCGCGGTGACCAGCAAGATCGAAAACCTTCGTTTTCAGGACACCATGCTGGCCAGGCCGGACGACAGCCCGGAATATGTTTTGTTCGAAACCTATAAATCTTCCGATTACAACCGGTTCCGGTTTCACAATCCCGTAGATATCGCGGTGGATAACGAGAAGAATATTTATATCACGTCCTTCAGCGACGGTTCCCTGGTGAAGATCGATTCGAACGGCAAGGGCGTTTTTTCCATTCGTACCTCCCTAGACAGCAGGCTCTACGGCATCGATTACCGGGCCGGCAAGATCGCCGTCGCCGATTTCAGGAGGGACCGGGTCCTGCTCATGGACCGGAGCGGCGATGTCCAGGGCCGCTTCGGCGAGAGCGGCAACGGCGAGGGCCAGTTCCACGGGCCCGAGGGCCTCTGCTTCAACGGCAGGGGCGAGATCTACGTAGTGGATTCGGGCAACAGCCGTGTGCAGAAGTTCGATGACACCGGGAAATTCATACTCCAGTTCGGAAAGAAGGGTGAGTACGAGGGCGAGCTTTCCAGGCCCACCGACGTGGCCGCGTACCGTGACAGGGTCTATGTCACCGACACCGGGAACCGCCGCATCGCCTGCTTCGATGATTCCGGCAATTTTATAGAAAACATATCGATCGACGGCGTTGACGCGCCCCGGGGCATCCTGAAGTCCGGGAGCTCCCTCATGGTATCCGACGAAAAGAAGGGCCTCGTCTGGTTCAATCCCTCGAACGGGGCATCAACGCCCTTCAGTGCCGGCGAAAAGGGAAGCGGCGTGTCGCGGCTGATGGCCGCCGCCTCTGACCGTGACGGTTACCTCTATTGCCTTGATTACAACAAACAGGCGGTGGTTCTCTTCTCGCCGTCACACAAGCAGTATTCCAACGTAAGCCTTGAAATAACCTCCGTGGACCTGGGAAGCTTCCCCGTCGTCGCTTTTTACGTCAACGTGCGCAACAGGGACGGGAGCCCCCTCTACGGTCTCGATAAGGCCAATTTCACGGTAACCGAGGACAGCGCCCTCATAACAAACCTGTACACGGATTACCTGAAGCGCCTGGCCCCCTCGGTGTCGATAGCCCTTTGCGTCGATCGCTCCACCAGGGCCGAGGATCACCATGGCGACCTGCCCTGGACCGCGGAGTTCATACTCCAGAAGATGAGAAAGAATGATTCCCTGGAAGTCCTTAATTTCAACAGGGAGTCATGGATCGGCAACCAGTTCGATTGGAGCAGGCGGCGGGCCCTCAGGGCCCTGAAGGAGCGGGAATACGGCGAGGGAAAAAACATCGGCAAGGCCCTTTATAACGCCATCGGCGACCTCGTGCCGAGGCTGAACCGCCGCGGCGTGGTCCTGGTCACCGACGGCGCCGTGGACGAGAACTCATTCAGTAATTACACCGCGACCAACGTCATCCGCTTTGCCAGGTCCCATTACATACCTGTCTATATCGTATCCTTCAAGGAGCCCCACGAGACCCTCCGGAGCATAGCGACGGAAACGGGCGGGGCCGTGTTCAGGCCCAGGGACCTGGACGGCCTCCGGTCGATCTACGGGCGGATCAAGAATTCGGAGGAGTACCGGTACGTGCTGGTCTATCCGACCTTCAAGCTCAGGTCTTTTGCCGGGTGGTGGTCCGACGTGAAGATAGAGGTGAGCCACAAGGGGCAGAAGGGCGTCGAGTGGAGCGGATACTTTACGCCATAGGAGCGGGTTAGCCGTATGCAATATATCAAGCAGGGTCTGATCGCGGACCTCAGAAAAAAGGGAATATCATCAAGCTCGGTGCTGGAGACGATGGCGTCGGTGCCCCGGCACCTCTTCGTGTCCGAGGCGCTCCGCTTCCACGCCTACGACGACATTTCCCTGCCCATCGGCAACGGCCAGACCATATCGAAGCCGTCGGTCATCGCCCGGATGGTACAGGCCCTGGGCCTTACCGGCGACGAGCGGGTCCTCGAGATCGGCACCGGCTCCGGATACCAGTCGGCCGTCATCTCCAGGCTTGCCGGCTCCCTGGTGACCATGGAGCGCATCGAGGAGCTCTTCAACCGCGCCCGGGGCGTCCTCTTCGGCCTCGGGTACCGGAACATCACCTTCCTGCGCTCCGGCGACTTCAACGAGGCGGAGGGGATGTTCGACGCGGTCATCGTCGCCGCCGGAGCGGATATCCTCCCGGTCTCGCTCTTCGGCAAGATCAATCCCGGCGGCAGGCTCGTCATTCCTGTCGGCAACCGGCGTGGCCACCGCATCAAGAAGTTCATCGTCAAGCGGGACGGCGTCGTCATGGAGGAGGATATCGGCGAGGCCACCTTCGTGCCCTATATCATCGAAGAGACGGCGTAAGAAAATCCTCTCCCCGAAAGCTAAAACTTCGACCCGATGAATTTCGCCAGGTTCGTCATGCCGTAATTCAGTTGCCCCTCCATGGTGTAATTGCCGAAGCCGAATCCGGACGTGTCGATGATCACGTCCGCGTAATACTTGTTCTGCCCGGTGGCCATATCGATATACCGCACGTCCAGGTAGAGATACTGGATGCGGTTTAAGCCCGATCCGATTTCATGTTTTTTAAGATGCAGCTTGATGTACAGGTCGGTTTTTGCCGGTGCGTCGGCGCCCCGGGACCCGGAGACCGTCCTTCTTGACAGATCGGATCGGCAGTATTCCTGCAGGGCGTTGACATTCAAATCCCTGATCGCTTTCGACCATTCCCCCTGTGACCTGAACCCGTATTTTTTCCAGTTCCCTTCGCCAAGATCGAGCCATCCGATGTAGATTTTCTTGTAGTTCTTGAGATTCGGCGATGATGGCTGTTCCGACCGTATGGAGGAACCCGATGCGCACATGAGCATAATGCATGAAAGAATAAGGATGCCGAAGATATTGAATTTTCTCATAAGACACCTCCCGTAAGTCCAGTTTTGATTTGTAACAGAGATGAATTATTATTATTGTACATCTGCAAAGGCGGATAATCAAAAAAAATATTGGAATTCGATATCCAGGAATGCCGGTATTTTTCCCGGGAAGATATGCCTGCTGATACCCTTATAGATCGGCCTGGCAATGATCCGGATGCCATTTTTATGCGGGCAGGAACAGTGTATGGATGGCATCATACCGGGAGAGCCATGCCCGGTTACTGTACCAGATCAGGTTGATTGTTCACGTTTTCGGATCCCATTTCCGTGATCATTTCAATGAAGTTTTCCCTGTAGAAGCGATAATTGGAATATGCCGCTGAAATCAGGAAAAAATGGAATACTCCCACCCAGATCAGGCCTGTTTCATAATGATAATAGAGCAGGTATGGCGGGATGATATAGGCGATCGCAACCACGAGGATGGAAGTTCTTACCGAATTGGCGGCAATTATTTTAAAAAACCTGAATTTTTCGCCGGGACCGGCCGCCCTGTCCTTGAATGATTTTATGAAAATGAGCAGTATGAGAATTCCCGGATGGGTGATCGTGCAG
This window harbors:
- a CDS encoding protein-L-isoaspartate(D-aspartate) O-methyltransferase — protein: MQYIKQGLIADLRKKGISSSSVLETMASVPRHLFVSEALRFHAYDDISLPIGNGQTISKPSVIARMVQALGLTGDERVLEIGTGSGYQSAVISRLAGSLVTMERIEELFNRARGVLFGLGYRNITFLRSGDFNEAEGMFDAVIVAAGADILPVSLFGKINPGGRLVIPVGNRRGHRIKKFIVKRDGVVMEEDIGEATFVPYIIEETA